A single window of Blochmannia endosymbiont of Camponotus nipponensis DNA harbors:
- the guaA gene encoding glutamine-hydrolyzing GMP synthase, whose product MNVNRRKRYSIKYNDHRILVIDFGSQYTQLLLRRIRELGVYSELCSWNISESQVFAFNPKGIILSGGPHSVNERHAPYIPEFFFQLGVPIFGICYGMQIMSLQLGGQVTHAIVQREFGCSQITILSENVLINDIYDCVDGVTGRLTLDVWMSHGDVITTVPKGFSIIGVNKYNQVAIMANEDRRLYGVQFHPEVTHTKKGKFILERFITCICRCQSSWKITNIINNVVMDIRMKVGKDKVVLGLSGGIDSLVTALLLRRAIGRQFICIFIDNGLLLNYEFNRIRDVCAKNYNLDVIYVSKEQQFLNALIGVVDPEEKRKVIGRVFTEVFEEQIRGLVGVKWLAQGTIYSDVIESGRTFSSGKNVIKSHHNVGGFFGIMGIRLLEPIRNLFKDEVRNIGVDLGLPYDIVYRYPFPGPGLAVRILGEVKKEYCDILRKVDFIFIEELKRDNLYYKVSQAFAVFLPIYSVGIQGDRRKYKWVIALRAVETVDFMTAHWVYLSYDFLNKVSNRIVNEVEEVSRVVYDISSKPPATIEWE is encoded by the coding sequence ATGAATGTAAATCGAAGGAAAAGATATAGTATAAAATACAATGACCATCGTATTTTAGTGATAGATTTCGGATCTCAATATACTCAGTTGCTATTGAGAAGAATTCGTGAACTGGGGGTATATTCTGAACTTTGTTCGTGGAATATTAGTGAATCCCAAGTATTTGCCTTTAATCCTAAAGGTATTATTCTTTCTGGAGGGCCTCATAGTGTTAACGAAAGGCATGCTCCGTATATTCCTGAATTTTTTTTTCAATTAGGTGTACCTATATTTGGTATTTGTTATGGTATGCAGATTATGTCGTTGCAATTGGGTGGGCAAGTAACACATGCAATTGTACAGCGTGAATTTGGTTGTTCTCAGATAACAATTCTTTCTGAAAATGTTCTTATAAATGACATTTATGATTGTGTTGATGGTGTGACAGGGCGTTTAACGCTTGATGTATGGATGAGTCATGGAGATGTTATTACTACTGTTCCTAAAGGTTTTAGTATTATTGGTGTTAATAAATATAATCAAGTTGCTATTATGGCCAATGAAGATCGTCGTTTATATGGTGTACAATTTCATCCGGAAGTTACTCATACTAAAAAAGGAAAATTTATTTTGGAGCGTTTTATTACATGTATCTGTCGTTGTCAATCTTCTTGGAAAATAACTAATATTATAAATAATGTTGTTATGGATATTCGGATGAAAGTGGGTAAGGATAAAGTAGTGCTTGGTTTGTCAGGTGGGATTGATTCTCTTGTTACAGCTTTGTTACTACGACGTGCAATTGGCCGTCAATTTATTTGTATTTTTATTGATAATGGATTGTTATTAAATTATGAATTTAACAGGATTAGAGATGTATGTGCTAAAAATTATAATTTGGATGTTATTTATGTATCTAAAGAACAACAATTTTTAAATGCTTTAATTGGAGTTGTTGATCCAGAGGAAAAAAGAAAAGTAATTGGAAGGGTTTTTACAGAAGTGTTTGAAGAACAAATTCGTGGTTTAGTAGGAGTGAAATGGTTAGCTCAAGGCACGATATATTCAGATGTTATTGAATCTGGTAGGACCTTTTCTTCTGGTAAAAATGTAATTAAATCACATCATAATGTAGGTGGTTTTTTTGGAATTATGGGTATTCGGTTATTGGAGCCTATAAGAAATTTATTTAAAGATGAAGTTCGTAACATTGGGGTAGATTTAGGTTTGCCTTATGATATAGTTTATCGTTATCCATTTCCAGGTCCTGGTTTAGCTGTTAGAATATTAGGTGAGGTAAAAAAGGAATATTGCGACATTTTACGTAAAGTAGATTTTATTTTTATTGAGGAGTTGAAGCGTGATAATTTGTATTACAAAGTTAGTCAGGCTTTTGCAGTGTTTTTACCTATATATTCAGTAGGGATACAAGGTGATCGACGTAAATATAAATGGGTGATAGCACTGCGCGCGGTAGAAACTGTAGATTTTATGACAGCACATTGGGTTTATTTATCTTATGATTTTTTAAATAAGGTATCTAATCGTATTGTTAATGAAGTTGAGGAGGTATCTCGTGTAGTGTACGATATCTCTTCTAAACCTCCAGCTACTATTGAATGGGAATAA
- a CDS encoding urease accessory protein UreD, which produces MSTELYQKLFEGWLGELELNFAVRKGRSVLTKCKHVGPFYVKKSFYSDNDNTPHVYLLHPPGGLVGGDKLMLDVQLESGSRALLTTPGAAKFYSSNGMCAVQKNTFKLEGNTAFEWVPQSSIFFPKTKAKVDTTFIIEQGSKVISFEMLHFGNVSLGADVYPEEVDICLNVFLYNSVGLQERLRINKLNCVIKLGGFQISALLFAIPSDEEILNKVRKLITSVKHFQIGGATLLDEILVVRLLGNDNQYLKSLLHCIWYTIRPVIIGREVTVPRIWST; this is translated from the coding sequence ATGAGCACTGAATTATATCAGAAATTATTTGAAGGTTGGTTAGGGGAGTTAGAGTTAAATTTTGCCGTGCGTAAGGGACGTAGTGTACTGACAAAATGTAAACATGTTGGTCCATTTTACGTGAAAAAAAGTTTTTATTCAGATAATGATAATACTCCGCACGTATATTTATTGCATCCTCCTGGTGGATTAGTTGGAGGAGATAAATTGATGTTAGACGTTCAATTAGAATCAGGGAGTCGTGCATTGTTAACGACACCTGGTGCTGCTAAATTTTATAGCAGTAACGGAATGTGTGCAGTACAGAAAAATACGTTTAAGTTGGAAGGTAATACTGCTTTTGAATGGGTTCCGCAGAGCAGTATTTTTTTTCCTAAAACAAAAGCAAAAGTAGATACTACTTTTATTATAGAACAAGGATCTAAAGTTATATCTTTTGAAATGTTACATTTTGGAAATGTGTCATTGGGTGCAGATGTTTATCCAGAAGAAGTAGATATTTGTTTGAATGTTTTTTTATATAATTCTGTTGGTTTACAAGAACGTTTGCGAATAAACAAATTAAATTGTGTTATTAAATTAGGTGGATTTCAAATAAGTGCTTTACTTTTCGCTATTCCATCAGATGAAGAGATATTAAATAAAGTACGCAAACTAATTACATCGGTTAAACATTTTCAAATTGGAGGCGCTACGTTGTTGGATGAGATTCTTGTAGTACGATTATTAGGTAATGATAATCAATACTTAAAAAGTTTGTTGCATTGTATTTGGTATACTATACGTCCTGTTATAATTGGGAGAGAAGTTACTGTACCTCGCATTTGGTCGACATAA
- a CDS encoding urease subunit gamma translates to MKLLPREKDKLLLFIAALLAERRRNRGLKLNYPEAIALISSIILEGAREGKTVAELMDIGKNVLTRDDVMTGIPEMITNIQVEATFTDGTKLVTIHDPII, encoded by the coding sequence ATGAAGTTATTACCCCGTGAAAAAGATAAATTATTGTTATTTATAGCAGCATTATTAGCGGAAAGACGTCGTAATCGTGGATTAAAATTAAATTATCCAGAAGCAATAGCACTGATTAGTTCTATAATTTTAGAGGGTGCTCGCGAAGGGAAAACTGTTGCTGAATTGATGGATATAGGTAAAAATGTGTTGACTAGGGATGATGTTATGACGGGAATACCTGAAATGATCACTAATATACAAGTAGAAGCTACTTTTACTGATGGAACTAAATTGGTGACGATACATGATCCAATAATTTGA
- the guaB gene encoding IMP dehydrogenase, whose product MLRCIKEALTFDDVLIVPSCSKVLPTETVLKSSLTSSVALNIPIVSSAMDTVTESDLAIALAQEGGLGFIHRNMSVEKQINEVRRVKRYESGVVTNPKCVTPDTTLLQVKELTACNGFAGYPVVMNTNELVGIVTSRDVRFVNNLSNLVFSVMTPKERLVTVREEENREIVLSKMHDKRVEKILLIDSLFHLKGMITAKDFEKAKRKPHACKDDYGRLCVGAAIGVGNDYKERVEGLVAVGLDVLLIDSSHGHSDRVLDCIKTIRNMYPDLSIIGGNVVTKEGALALVKSGASAVKVGIGPGSICTTRIITGVGIPQITAISDVAEALKNMSVPVIADGGIRFSGDIAKAIAAGAHCVMIGSLLAGTEESPGDIEFYQGRSFKTYRGMGSLGAMYQGSADRYFQEQDSVISHKLVPEGIEGRVPYKGNLEAIIHQLMGGVRSCMGLTGCVTINDLRTQVKFVRVSPSGMRESHVHDVMITKESPNYRVR is encoded by the coding sequence ATGTTACGTTGTATTAAAGAGGCTTTAACTTTTGATGATGTCTTAATCGTTCCGTCTTGTTCAAAAGTACTTCCTACGGAAACGGTTTTAAAAAGTTCGCTTACTAGTTCTGTTGCTTTAAATATTCCTATTGTATCGTCAGCAATGGATACGGTGACTGAATCAGATTTGGCCATTGCTTTAGCTCAGGAGGGTGGTTTAGGTTTTATTCATAGAAATATGTCCGTAGAGAAACAAATTAATGAAGTACGTAGAGTTAAACGTTATGAGAGTGGAGTGGTAACTAATCCAAAGTGTGTTACTCCTGATACGACCTTGCTGCAAGTGAAAGAGTTAACTGCTTGTAATGGGTTTGCTGGTTATCCAGTTGTTATGAATACGAATGAATTGGTGGGTATTGTTACAAGTCGTGATGTTAGATTTGTTAACAATTTATCAAATTTAGTGTTTTCTGTTATGACTCCTAAAGAACGTTTAGTTACAGTACGAGAAGAAGAAAATAGGGAAATAGTATTGAGTAAAATGCATGATAAGAGAGTAGAAAAAATTTTATTGATTGATTCTTTATTTCATCTTAAAGGTATGATTACGGCAAAAGATTTTGAAAAAGCAAAACGTAAGCCACATGCTTGCAAAGATGATTATGGAAGATTATGTGTTGGTGCTGCTATTGGGGTAGGAAATGATTATAAAGAACGTGTTGAAGGATTGGTTGCTGTTGGTTTAGATGTATTGCTTATTGATTCTTCTCATGGACATTCAGATAGGGTTTTAGATTGTATTAAAACTATTCGAAATATGTATCCTGATTTGTCTATCATAGGGGGTAATGTTGTTACGAAAGAGGGGGCTTTAGCGCTGGTAAAATCTGGTGCTAGTGCAGTGAAAGTCGGTATTGGGCCTGGTTCTATTTGCACTACTCGTATCATTACTGGTGTAGGAATTCCTCAAATTACAGCTATTTCTGATGTAGCGGAAGCATTAAAAAATATGAGTGTTCCAGTCATTGCGGATGGAGGCATTCGTTTTTCGGGGGATATTGCTAAAGCGATAGCGGCTGGCGCGCATTGTGTAATGATTGGTTCGTTACTAGCAGGTACAGAGGAATCGCCAGGAGATATAGAATTTTATCAAGGTAGGTCTTTTAAAACTTATCGGGGTATGGGATCTTTAGGAGCTATGTATCAAGGTTCTGCTGATCGATACTTTCAAGAACAGGATTCTGTTATTAGTCATAAATTGGTACCGGAAGGTATAGAAGGACGTGTTCCTTATAAAGGAAATTTGGAGGCAATTATACATCAATTAATGGGAGGCGTACGTTCTTGTATGGGTTTAACAGGTTGCGTTACTATTAATGATTTAAGAACACAGGTTAAATTTGTGCGTGTTAGTCCTTCTGGTATGAGAGAAAGTCATGTGCACGATGTAATGATAACAAAAGAATCACCCAATTATCGTGTAAGATGA
- a CDS encoding urease subunit beta translates to MIPGELRFSCGKIELNVGRERVLVTVVNYGDRPIQIGSHFHFYEVNSALKFNRAIVRGFRLNIPSGTAVRFEPGQSRTVELVKYAGACKIYGFCKEIMGE, encoded by the coding sequence ATGATTCCAGGTGAATTACGTTTTTCTTGTGGAAAAATAGAATTAAATGTTGGAAGGGAGCGGGTGTTGGTAACTGTTGTGAATTATGGAGACAGACCTATACAAATTGGTTCACATTTTCATTTTTATGAGGTTAATTCTGCTTTAAAATTTAATCGAGCTATTGTTCGTGGTTTTCGCTTAAATATTCCCTCGGGAACAGCAGTACGTTTTGAACCAGGACAGTCTAGGACTGTAGAACTTGTAAAGTATGCAGGAGCATGTAAAATTTATGGATTTTGTAAAGAAATTATGGGTGAATGA
- the mqo gene encoding malate dehydrogenase (quinone), protein MSNTDVFTKQHHLIKITSHADVVLIGAGIMSATFGMFLRILEPTWKIHIYERLHKPAQESSNVWNNAGTGHAAFCELNYTQYNHKDYSIDISKAIAVNEAFEISRQFWAYLVQTQVIKCPSSFINSVPHMSFVWGEENVYFLKKRFQALQSSILFSGMVFSEDLQQIHQWIPLVVNGRNTSQKIAATRMEMGTDVNFGALTQQLLNKLKKSLNFNMYVQHDVECIKHNNDTTWNVHIIDQQSKQRKCIHTNYVFVGAGGRSLSLLQSSDVPEISGYAGFPVGGQFLVTKNPKIVTQHLAKVYGKASINTPPMSVPHMDTRILNGDKILLFGPFATFSSKFLKYGSWLDLFHSFNKHNFIPMLQAGIDNFDLLKYLIHQLTMSDMKRIDELKKYYPTVNPSDWTLIKAGQRVQIIKKNNKNRGILQFGTEVVSSNDRTLSALLGASPGASTVVSIILELLDTMFNDKIDSDTWKNKLINMIPSYPNNLNNNIILVNKIRRYTCNILKLNYIEATDHQHPTC, encoded by the coding sequence ATGAGTAATACTGATGTTTTCACTAAACAACATCATTTAATTAAAATTACATCTCATGCAGATGTAGTGTTGATTGGTGCTGGAATCATGAGTGCAACTTTTGGTATGTTTTTAAGAATTCTTGAGCCAACTTGGAAGATTCATATATATGAACGTCTTCACAAACCAGCACAAGAAAGCTCTAATGTATGGAACAATGCTGGCACTGGACATGCAGCATTTTGTGAACTCAATTACACTCAATATAACCACAAAGATTACTCCATTGACATCTCAAAAGCTATTGCCGTTAATGAAGCATTTGAAATATCACGGCAATTTTGGGCATATTTAGTACAAACACAAGTAATTAAGTGTCCCAGTTCTTTTATCAATAGTGTCCCACACATGAGTTTTGTATGGGGTGAAGAAAATGTTTATTTTTTAAAAAAACGTTTTCAAGCATTGCAAAGCAGTATTTTATTTAGTGGTATGGTTTTTTCTGAAGATCTACAGCAAATTCATCAGTGGATTCCTCTTGTTGTTAACGGTCGTAACACATCTCAAAAAATAGCAGCTACTCGCATGGAGATGGGTACGGATGTTAATTTTGGAGCACTTACTCAACAGTTATTGAACAAATTAAAAAAAAGTTTAAATTTTAATATGTATGTACAACATGACGTTGAATGCATAAAACATAATAACGACACAACTTGGAATGTACATATAATTGATCAACAATCTAAACAAAGAAAATGTATTCACACAAATTATGTCTTTGTAGGAGCAGGAGGAAGATCCCTTAGCCTGTTACAATCTTCTGATGTTCCAGAAATTAGTGGATATGCTGGATTTCCAGTAGGAGGCCAATTTTTAGTCACAAAAAACCCAAAAATAGTGACACAACATTTAGCTAAAGTATACGGGAAAGCATCCATTAACACACCCCCAATGTCAGTTCCTCATATGGATACTAGAATATTAAATGGTGATAAAATTTTATTATTCGGTCCATTTGCTACTTTTAGTAGTAAATTTTTGAAATATGGGTCATGGTTAGATCTATTTCATTCTTTCAATAAACACAATTTTATTCCAATGCTTCAAGCTGGAATAGATAATTTTGATTTACTTAAATATTTAATTCATCAATTAACTATGTCAGATATGAAACGTATTGACGAACTTAAAAAATATTATCCAACAGTTAATCCATCAGATTGGACTTTAATAAAAGCAGGACAACGTGTTCAAATTATTAAAAAAAATAATAAAAACAGAGGCATACTACAATTTGGAACAGAAGTAGTCAGTTCTAATGATCGTACTTTATCAGCACTCCTTGGCGCATCTCCAGGGGCATCTACTGTAGTGTCAATAATACTAGAGCTTTTAGATACGATGTTCAATGATAAAATTGATAGTGATACATGGAAAAATAAACTTATAAATATGATCCCATCATATCCTAATAATTTAAACAATAATATTATTTTAGTAAATAAAATTAGACGCTATACTTGCAATATTTTGAAATTAAATTACATAGAAGCAACAGATCATCAGCACCCAACGTGCTGA